The following coding sequences are from one Aminivibrio sp. window:
- the rpsK gene encoding 30S ribosomal protein S11, whose product MAKRTVRKGKRKERKNISYGVAHIYSTFNNTIVCVSDKGGNILAWASGGNVGFKGTRKSTPFAAQIAASQVAKAVQEHGVQEIDVVVKGPGPGRESAIRSLQAAGLQVNMIKDTTPIPHNGCRPPKRRRV is encoded by the coding sequence GTGGCCAAGCGTACGGTCCGTAAAGGGAAACGCAAGGAAAGAAAGAATATCAGCTACGGTGTCGCCCACATCTACTCTACGTTCAACAATACCATCGTCTGCGTGAGCGACAAGGGCGGCAACATACTCGCATGGGCTTCCGGCGGAAACGTGGGCTTCAAGGGAACCAGAAAATCCACTCCCTTCGCCGCCCAGATTGCCGCGAGCCAAGTCGCCAAAGCGGTTCAGGAGCATGGCGTCCAGGAGATCGACGTGGTCGTCAAGGGCCCCGGTCCCGGCCGCGAATCGGCGATCCGGTCTCTTCAGGCCGCAGGACTCCAGGTGAACATGATAAAGGACACCACCCCCATTCCTCACAACGGCTGCCGTCCTCCGAAGCGGCGCAGAGTGTAG
- the rpsM gene encoding 30S ribosomal protein S13 → MARIAGVDIPRDKRVEIALTYIFGIGLPTSKKIIQATGVNPDTRVKDLTEEETQKLRREIEDHHKVEGDLRREVSMNIKRLMDIGCYRGQRHKLGLPVRGQKTKTNARTRKGPRRTVAGKKMATK, encoded by the coding sequence ATGGCCCGAATCGCCGGAGTAGACATACCCAGAGACAAGCGTGTGGAAATTGCGTTGACCTATATTTTTGGAATAGGCCTTCCCACTTCGAAGAAGATCATCCAGGCCACCGGAGTGAATCCGGACACCAGGGTGAAGGACCTCACCGAGGAAGAGACCCAGAAGCTCCGCAGGGAGATCGAGGATCACCACAAGGTGGAAGGCGACCTTCGCAGGGAAGTGTCCATGAACATCAAGCGGCTTATGGACATAGGCTGCTACAGGGGCCAGCGTCACAAGCTCGGTCTTCCAGTCCGCGGACAGAAGACCAAGACCAATGCCCGCACCCGCAAGGGGCCCCGGCGCACTGTCGCGGGCAAGAAGATGGCTACGAAGTAG
- the rpmJ gene encoding 50S ribosomal protein L36, giving the protein MKVKPSVKPMCEFCRVIRRKGVVRIICSRNPRHKQRQGARR; this is encoded by the coding sequence ATGAAAGTGAAACCTTCGGTCAAGCCGATGTGCGAATTCTGCCGGGTTATCCGGCGCAAGGGTGTCGTGCGGATTATCTGCAGCAGGAATCCGCGCCATAAGCAGAGACAGGGTGCAAGGAGGTAA
- the infA gene encoding translation initiation factor IF-1: MSNKDDVLEVRGKVIEPLPNAMFRVELDNGHRILAHVSGKMRLHFIRILPGDKVLVEISSYDLARGRIVYRYK; this comes from the coding sequence ATGTCCAACAAAGACGACGTGTTAGAAGTACGGGGGAAAGTTATCGAACCTCTCCCAAATGCCATGTTCCGGGTGGAACTCGACAACGGGCACAGGATTCTCGCCCATGTTTCCGGAAAAATGCGGCTTCATTTCATCCGCATTCTCCCGGGCGACAAGGTCCTGGTGGAGATCTCCTCCTACGACTTGGCACGGGGCCGGATAGTGTATAGATATAAATAG